The following are encoded together in the Myxococcaceae bacterium JPH2 genome:
- the nagA gene encoding N-acetylglucosamine-6-phosphate deacetylase: MTQALLGPRVFTGDRMLDGHAVVFESGRIVAVTPAHALPEGVAKHRLPDDHLLAPGFIDLQVNGAGGVLFNDTPTVDAALAIAAAMRRSGTTGLLPTFITDAPDRTARACAAIEAALEREGSGVLGLHLEGPFISPERPGVHDTRYIREPDEATLAALCTLAQRLTRQGARLLMTLAPERVPDAAIARLVAAGAVLAAGHTAASHERTRQAVRAGVRGFTHLFNAMPPLGNRQPGPVLAGLDSDEAWCSVIADGFHVHPANLRLLLKVKPPGKVVLVTDAMSPVGTAATSFTLCGRTILRRDGRLVTEDGTLAGADIDLAQAVRNAVEWLGVSLDEALRMASLYPARALGMEQERGRIAAGHRADLTLLRADLTIAATWVAGREHRPEDLAVATD; this comes from the coding sequence ATGACGCAGGCACTGCTGGGCCCACGCGTGTTCACGGGAGACCGCATGCTCGACGGGCACGCGGTCGTGTTCGAGTCCGGCCGCATCGTCGCGGTGACGCCCGCGCACGCGCTGCCCGAGGGCGTCGCGAAGCACCGACTCCCCGATGACCACCTGCTCGCCCCGGGCTTCATCGACCTCCAGGTCAACGGCGCGGGCGGCGTGCTCTTCAACGACACGCCCACCGTCGATGCCGCGCTCGCCATCGCGGCGGCCATGCGACGCAGCGGCACCACGGGCCTCTTGCCCACGTTCATCACGGACGCGCCCGACCGGACCGCGCGAGCCTGTGCGGCCATCGAAGCGGCCCTCGAGCGCGAGGGCAGCGGCGTCCTCGGCTTGCACCTGGAGGGCCCCTTCATCAGCCCGGAGCGCCCCGGCGTGCATGACACCCGCTACATCCGGGAGCCGGACGAAGCCACGCTCGCCGCCCTCTGCACCCTCGCGCAGCGCCTCACACGACAGGGGGCGCGCCTGCTCATGACCCTGGCCCCCGAGCGCGTGCCGGACGCGGCCATCGCGCGACTGGTCGCGGCGGGGGCGGTGCTGGCCGCTGGACACACCGCCGCCAGCCATGAGCGCACGCGACAGGCGGTCCGCGCGGGCGTGCGCGGCTTCACGCATCTCTTCAACGCCATGCCGCCCCTGGGGAACCGACAGCCTGGACCCGTGCTCGCGGGACTGGATTCGGACGAGGCGTGGTGCAGCGTCATCGCGGACGGCTTTCACGTGCACCCCGCCAACCTCCGCCTGCTGCTCAAGGTGAAGCCGCCCGGCAAGGTCGTGCTCGTGACGGATGCCATGTCTCCCGTGGGCACGGCCGCGACGTCGTTCACGCTGTGCGGTCGCACCATCCTTCGCCGCGACGGCCGGCTCGTGACCGAGGACGGGACGCTGGCGGGCGCGGACATCGACCTCGCGCAAGCGGTGCGCAACGCCGTCGAGTGGCTCGGCGTATCGCTCGACGAGGCGCTGCGCATGGCCTCGCTGTATCCGGCGCGCGCGCTCGGAATGGAGCAGGAGCGCGGGCGCATCGCGGCGGGACATCGCGCGGACCTCACGCTGCTGCGCGCGGATCTCACCATCGCGGCCACGTGGGTGGCGGGAAGAGAACATCGCCCGGAGGACCTCGCGGTCGCGACGGATTGA
- a CDS encoding glycosyl hydrolase, whose product MPGTGDTIPPTATLSASATSITAPGSLTLTATATDNVGVDKVELLENGVVVATSTSYTRAFSGSAQNGTYTYVVKAYDKAGNVGSQSVSVSVAIPGTGDTIPPTATLSASATSITAPGSLTLTATATDNVGVDRVELLENGVVVATSTSYTRAFSGAAQNGTYTYVVKAYDKAGNVGSQSVSVSVAIPGGDPTGKRIVAYFTAWGIYGRNYQVSNVPAAKVTHINYAFSNISADGKCVLGDSYADIDKAGGWPGEWDAGQLRGNFRAFKELKKKQTQLKFIISIGGWTWSKYFSQVAASAASRASFVKSCVDLFIKGQFPGVDPANGAGVFDGIDIDWEYPVGGGLAGNTNSPADKQNYTLLMSEFRSQLNAVTAQTGRPYLLTIATGASPDLLMNKQETKALSDVLDWINVMSYDYHGAFESTVNFHSPLYRVTGDPMASTGFYTDATVAKMLELGVSPSKIVLGIPFYGRGWGNVPNVNNGLFQTGTPTKGTWDDGQSGLTGVFDYKDLKANYERAGSGYTKYTHPESKQAYVFNPSAKIWISYDDAQTLNAKADYILGKGLGGAMFWELSGDDGSLVDVLYQRLH is encoded by the coding sequence ATCCCGGGCACGGGCGACACGATTCCGCCCACCGCCACGCTCAGCGCGAGCGCCACGAGCATCACCGCGCCGGGCTCACTCACCCTCACCGCCACCGCCACGGACAACGTCGGCGTGGACAAAGTGGAGCTGCTGGAGAACGGCGTCGTGGTGGCGACGAGCACCAGCTACACACGCGCGTTCTCGGGCTCGGCGCAGAACGGCACGTACACCTACGTGGTGAAGGCCTATGACAAGGCCGGCAACGTGGGCTCGCAGTCCGTCTCCGTCAGCGTCGCCATCCCGGGCACGGGCGACACGATTCCGCCCACCGCCACGCTCAGCGCGAGCGCCACGAGCATCACCGCGCCGGGCTCACTCACCCTCACCGCCACCGCCACGGACAACGTCGGCGTGGACAGGGTGGAGCTGCTGGAGAACGGCGTCGTGGTGGCGACGAGCACCAGCTACACGCGCGCGTTCTCCGGCGCGGCGCAGAACGGCACGTACACCTACGTGGTGAAGGCCTACGACAAGGCCGGCAACGTGGGCTCGCAGTCCGTCTCCGTCAGCGTCGCCATCCCTGGGGGAGATCCGACGGGCAAGCGCATCGTCGCGTACTTCACCGCCTGGGGCATCTACGGCCGCAACTACCAGGTCAGCAACGTGCCGGCGGCGAAGGTGACGCACATCAACTACGCGTTCTCCAACATCTCCGCGGACGGCAAGTGCGTCCTCGGGGATTCCTACGCGGACATCGACAAGGCAGGCGGGTGGCCGGGCGAGTGGGACGCGGGCCAGCTGCGCGGCAACTTCCGCGCGTTCAAGGAGCTGAAGAAGAAGCAGACGCAGCTCAAGTTCATCATCTCCATCGGCGGGTGGACCTGGTCCAAGTACTTCTCACAGGTGGCGGCGTCGGCGGCGTCTCGCGCGTCGTTCGTGAAGTCCTGCGTCGACCTCTTCATCAAGGGCCAGTTCCCGGGCGTGGACCCGGCGAACGGCGCGGGCGTCTTCGACGGCATCGACATCGACTGGGAGTACCCCGTGGGCGGCGGGTTGGCGGGCAACACCAACAGCCCGGCGGACAAGCAGAACTACACGCTGCTGATGTCGGAGTTCCGCAGCCAGCTCAACGCGGTGACGGCGCAGACGGGCAGGCCCTACCTGCTCACCATCGCCACGGGCGCGTCACCGGACCTCCTCATGAACAAGCAGGAGACGAAGGCGCTGTCCGACGTGCTCGATTGGATCAACGTGATGAGCTACGACTACCACGGGGCCTTCGAGAGCACGGTGAACTTCCACTCGCCGCTCTACCGCGTGACGGGCGACCCCATGGCGAGCACCGGCTTCTACACGGACGCCACGGTGGCGAAGATGCTCGAGCTGGGCGTCTCGCCCTCGAAGATCGTCCTGGGCATCCCCTTCTATGGCCGCGGCTGGGGCAACGTGCCCAACGTCAACAACGGCCTGTTCCAGACGGGCACGCCCACCAAGGGCACCTGGGATGATGGCCAGTCCGGGCTCACGGGCGTGTTCGACTACAAGGACCTCAAGGCCAACTACGAGCGCGCCGGCTCCGGCTACACCAAGTACACCCATCCGGAGAGCAAGCAGGCCTACGTCTTCAATCCGTCCGCGAAGATCTGGATCTCCTATGACGACGCCCAGACGCTCAACGCCAAGGCCGACTACATCCTCGGCAAGGGCCTGGGTGGCGCCATGTTCTGGGAGCTGAGCGGCGACGACGGCTCGCTGGTGGATGTGCTGTACCAGCGCCTGCACTGA
- a CDS encoding glutathione S-transferase family protein, whose translation MYDLYVANKNYSSWSLRPWGLMKELGIPFNEHLIKLGQGDAVMRTISPSGRVPLLKDGDTAVWDSLAIAEYLAERHPGVWPEDARARAWARSAAAEMHSGFGVLRMRCTMNCGIRVRLHEMPPELIRDIARVSELWNEGLARFGGPFLAGKRFTAVDGFFAPVAFRVQTYGLVLDGRAAEYAPRLLALPSMRTWYADALKETWREPAHEEEAQHAGTWLEDLRAKAG comes from the coding sequence ATGTATGACTTGTACGTCGCCAACAAGAACTACTCGTCGTGGTCCCTGCGCCCGTGGGGGCTGATGAAGGAGCTGGGCATCCCCTTCAACGAGCATCTGATCAAGCTCGGGCAAGGGGACGCCGTGATGCGCACCATCTCCCCGTCGGGGCGGGTGCCGTTGCTCAAGGATGGGGACACGGCCGTGTGGGACTCGCTGGCCATCGCCGAGTATCTGGCCGAGCGTCATCCGGGCGTGTGGCCCGAGGATGCTCGGGCCCGCGCGTGGGCGCGCTCCGCCGCCGCGGAGATGCACTCGGGCTTCGGTGTGCTGCGCATGCGCTGCACGATGAACTGCGGCATTCGCGTGCGCCTGCATGAGATGCCCCCGGAGCTCATTCGAGACATCGCGCGCGTGTCGGAGCTGTGGAACGAGGGTCTGGCCCGGTTCGGCGGTCCGTTCCTCGCGGGCAAGCGCTTCACGGCGGTGGACGGGTTCTTCGCGCCCGTCGCGTTCCGTGTGCAGACCTACGGGCTGGTCCTCGACGGCCGGGCGGCGGAGTACGCGCCGCGGCTGCTGGCGCTCCCGTCGATGCGGACCTGGTACGCGGACGCGCTGAAGGAGACGTGGCGCGAGCCCGCGCACGAGGAAGAGGCCCAGCACGCTGGCACCTGGTTGGAGGACCTCCGGGCCAAGGCGGGCTGA
- a CDS encoding TMEM165/GDT1 family protein — protein MVLESIVSSFVLVAASEMGDKTQLLAFSLASRFRRPWVVLAGIFVATVANHALASTVGAWVSSHVPARIMALILGALFIGFGLWTLKPDTLDDEGEKASRFGPFLTTVVLFFLAEMGDKTQFATMAVAARYQMPVAVTLGTTAGMMVSDGLAVFLGEKLAGKVQMSWVRWVAAALFFIFGAVSLWTAWRAG, from the coding sequence ATGGTACTGGAATCAATCGTCAGCTCGTTCGTGTTGGTCGCCGCCAGTGAGATGGGGGACAAGACGCAGTTGCTCGCGTTCTCCCTGGCGTCACGCTTCCGCCGCCCGTGGGTGGTGCTGGCGGGAATCTTCGTGGCCACCGTGGCCAATCACGCGCTGGCCTCCACCGTGGGCGCGTGGGTGTCCTCGCACGTGCCGGCGCGGATCATGGCCCTGATTCTCGGCGCGCTGTTCATTGGCTTCGGGCTCTGGACGCTCAAGCCCGACACCCTGGATGACGAGGGCGAGAAGGCGTCGCGCTTCGGTCCCTTCCTCACGACGGTGGTGCTCTTCTTCCTCGCGGAGATGGGGGACAAGACGCAGTTCGCCACCATGGCCGTGGCCGCGCGCTACCAGATGCCGGTGGCAGTCACGCTGGGCACCACCGCGGGGATGATGGTGTCGGACGGACTCGCGGTGTTCCTGGGCGAGAAGCTCGCGGGCAAGGTGCAGATGAGCTGGGTGCGGTGGGTGGCCGCCGCGCTCTTCTTCATCTTCGGCGCGGTGTCCCTGTGGACCGCGTGGCGCGCGGGCTAG
- a CDS encoding ribbon-helix-helix domain-containing protein, producing the protein MQDGSANPLSPEAPSSPSTAESVAVRGPDADVVSTHVLVPEEQVQKLRELARRTRIHQSEYLREAVEDLLSKYGRMPERPEGES; encoded by the coding sequence ATGCAGGATGGAAGCGCCAACCCGCTGAGCCCCGAAGCTCCGTCTTCGCCGTCCACGGCGGAGTCGGTCGCCGTCCGCGGGCCCGATGCCGACGTCGTCTCCACCCACGTGCTCGTGCCGGAGGAGCAGGTCCAGAAGCTGCGCGAGCTGGCGCGCCGCACGCGCATCCACCAGAGCGAGTACCTGCGTGAGGCCGTGGAGGACCTGCTGTCCAAATATGGACGGATGCCCGAGCGCCCCGAAGGTGAGTCGTGA
- a CDS encoding flippase-like domain-containing protein, whose translation MKRAVKLLASVLVTVAFMWWAFRRTDWAAQFASLKSANYLWLLPYFVCLTLIHICRTLRWGSLLSGMERVPFRQLNEASGIGFMMLLVLPFRLGEFARPFLIAQRSSIRRSAAMTSVVLERIVDGLFVAASMRILLFFVPAETAEVRYVKLGSWLMFAVFGGGLLFLLFGLWQQERTVRLIRATVGRVSPGVADKVADIVDTFVGAMRQLPDAKQLLAFFAYTAAYWGINGVGMMMLARAFDCSGAAAGAMCQPLNLSLFQAYVVLCVLVVGLMIPAAPGMLGTFQAATLVGLSLFLPPAVVNAGGLAYANVLWLAQTVQTVGFGLLLMSLGHLSFREIAGKMGPDGGPASSSPSSAA comes from the coding sequence GTGAAACGAGCCGTCAAGCTGTTGGCCAGTGTGCTGGTCACCGTCGCATTCATGTGGTGGGCCTTTCGCCGGACTGATTGGGCGGCCCAGTTCGCCAGCCTGAAGTCGGCGAACTACCTGTGGCTGCTGCCCTATTTCGTCTGCCTGACGCTCATCCACATCTGCCGCACCCTGCGGTGGGGCTCGCTCTTGTCGGGCATGGAGCGCGTCCCCTTCCGCCAGTTGAACGAGGCCTCGGGCATCGGGTTCATGATGCTGCTGGTCCTCCCGTTCCGGTTGGGTGAGTTCGCCCGGCCGTTCCTCATCGCCCAGCGCAGCTCCATCCGGCGCAGCGCGGCGATGACCTCCGTGGTGCTGGAGCGCATCGTGGATGGCCTGTTCGTCGCGGCCTCCATGCGCATCCTCCTGTTCTTCGTGCCCGCTGAGACGGCCGAGGTCCGCTACGTGAAGCTGGGCTCGTGGCTGATGTTCGCCGTGTTCGGCGGCGGCCTCCTGTTCCTGCTCTTCGGGCTGTGGCAGCAGGAGCGCACCGTCCGGTTGATCCGCGCCACGGTGGGCCGTGTGTCCCCGGGCGTGGCCGACAAGGTCGCGGACATCGTGGACACGTTCGTGGGCGCGATGCGCCAGCTCCCGGACGCGAAGCAGCTCCTCGCCTTCTTCGCCTACACGGCGGCGTACTGGGGCATCAACGGCGTGGGCATGATGATGCTGGCGCGCGCCTTTGATTGCTCGGGCGCGGCGGCCGGGGCGATGTGCCAGCCGCTCAACCTGTCGCTGTTCCAGGCCTACGTGGTGCTGTGCGTGCTGGTGGTGGGCCTGATGATCCCCGCGGCGCCCGGCATGCTGGGCACCTTCCAGGCCGCGACGCTGGTGGGCCTGAGCCTCTTCCTGCCGCCCGCGGTGGTGAATGCGGGCGGGCTGGCCTACGCCAACGTGCTGTGGCTTGCGCAGACGGTGCAGACGGTGGGCTTCGGCCTGCTGCTGATGTCGCTGGGCCACCTGTCCTTCCGCGAGATTGCCGGGAAGATGGGGCCCGATGGCGGGCCGGCCTCGTCGTCGCCTTCGTCCGCCGCGTAG
- a CDS encoding protein tyrosine phosphatase, translating to MSGFVDLHCHLIPGVDDGARTLDDALEMARALVDLGFATVAPSPHARPEYASPEVVAQKLTELREALGAARIPLTLGQNAENFLDEDFVRGLGTPHARMLGVGRHVLVEVPYTSPVPALPDVLFRIRTRGVTPVIAHPERCLEFERKGRAAEVVRAGALLQLDVGALTGRYGPQARKLARAFLDEGLYAVGATDLHSPVGAREWVGAALAELRGRAGEQAFVQLMREHPARLLAGESLESGGE from the coding sequence GTGAGCGGCTTCGTCGATCTGCACTGCCACCTCATTCCTGGCGTGGACGACGGCGCGCGAACGCTGGACGACGCGCTGGAGATGGCGCGCGCGCTCGTGGACCTCGGCTTCGCGACGGTGGCGCCCAGCCCCCACGCGCGGCCCGAGTACGCGTCGCCCGAGGTCGTCGCGCAGAAGCTCACCGAGCTGCGTGAGGCGCTCGGCGCGGCCCGGATCCCCCTCACCCTGGGGCAGAACGCGGAGAACTTCCTCGACGAGGACTTCGTGCGCGGCCTGGGCACGCCGCACGCGCGCATGCTCGGCGTCGGGCGTCACGTGCTGGTGGAGGTGCCGTACACCTCCCCCGTGCCCGCCTTGCCGGACGTCCTCTTTCGCATCCGGACCCGTGGCGTCACCCCTGTCATCGCCCACCCGGAGCGTTGCCTGGAGTTCGAGCGCAAGGGCCGCGCCGCGGAGGTGGTACGGGCCGGCGCGCTCCTCCAACTGGACGTGGGGGCGCTCACCGGGCGCTACGGTCCCCAGGCGCGCAAGCTGGCGCGGGCCTTCCTGGACGAGGGGCTCTACGCGGTGGGAGCCACGGATCTGCACAGCCCCGTGGGTGCGCGCGAGTGGGTGGGGGCGGCACTGGCCGAGCTGCGAGGCCGGGCAGGGGAGCAGGCCTTCGTTCAGCTCATGCGCGAGCACCCTGCTCGCCTGCTGGCGGGAGAGTCGCTGGAGTCTGGCGGGGAGTGA
- a CDS encoding DNA gyrase inhibitor YacG, protein MSLPNCPICKKPVALRAENPAFPFCSRRCRAVDLGRWLGEEYRMPERHAEEREDELPPDGFPGRGGDA, encoded by the coding sequence ATGTCGCTGCCCAACTGCCCCATCTGCAAGAAGCCCGTCGCTCTTCGCGCGGAGAACCCCGCGTTCCCTTTCTGCTCGCGCCGCTGTCGCGCGGTGGACCTGGGCCGCTGGCTCGGCGAGGAGTACCGCATGCCCGAGCGCCACGCCGAGGAGCGGGAGGACGAACTGCCCCCCGACGGGTTCCCCGGGCGGGGCGGGGACGCGTGA
- a CDS encoding NAD(P)H-quinone oxidoreductase — MKVVRITESGGPEVLSFDERPRPEPGPGELLVRVRASALNRADLLQTLGVYPAPPDVPPDVPGLEYAGEVEAVGPGTRRFRVGDRVMGLVGGGAWSESLTTREREALPMPAGLSFAEAAALPEAYLTAYDALVLQGCLRAGETVLINAVASGVGSAAAQLCRASGARVVGTGRSATKLARAAEWGVTRTLLCEDSPPRFAHAVREETEGRGADLCLELVGGDYVPESLSALAPRGRLLLVGLVAGSTTEVDLGMVLGKRLNIIGTVLRSRPPEEKMALAQSAERHLLPLFRTGALKPVVDAVLPMRDIRTAATRLATNDSVGKLVVAWE; from the coding sequence ATGAAGGTCGTGCGCATCACGGAGTCGGGCGGCCCCGAGGTCCTCTCCTTCGACGAGCGTCCCCGCCCCGAGCCCGGCCCTGGCGAGCTTCTCGTGCGCGTGCGCGCCAGCGCGCTCAACCGGGCGGATCTCCTGCAGACGCTCGGCGTCTACCCTGCCCCGCCGGACGTGCCCCCGGACGTGCCCGGCCTGGAGTACGCGGGCGAGGTCGAGGCGGTGGGCCCTGGCACTCGCCGCTTCCGGGTCGGCGACCGGGTGATGGGCCTGGTCGGCGGCGGCGCGTGGAGCGAGTCCCTGACGACGCGCGAGCGCGAGGCACTGCCCATGCCCGCGGGGCTCAGCTTCGCGGAGGCCGCGGCCCTGCCCGAGGCGTACCTCACCGCGTATGACGCGCTGGTGCTCCAAGGCTGCCTGCGCGCCGGGGAGACGGTCCTCATCAACGCCGTGGCGAGCGGGGTGGGCTCGGCGGCGGCGCAGCTGTGCCGGGCCTCGGGCGCGCGCGTGGTGGGCACGGGCCGCAGCGCGACGAAGCTGGCGCGGGCCGCCGAGTGGGGCGTCACCCGCACCCTGCTCTGCGAGGACTCGCCCCCGAGGTTCGCCCACGCGGTCCGCGAGGAGACGGAGGGACGCGGCGCGGACCTGTGCCTGGAGCTGGTGGGCGGAGATTACGTCCCGGAGTCGCTCAGCGCCCTGGCGCCTCGGGGACGCCTGCTGCTCGTCGGGCTCGTGGCGGGAAGCACCACCGAGGTGGACCTGGGCATGGTGCTGGGCAAGCGCCTGAACATCATCGGCACCGTGCTGCGCAGCCGCCCGCCCGAAGAAAAGATGGCGCTGGCCCAGAGCGCGGAGCGGCACCTGTTGCCCCTCTTTCGCACGGGGGCCCTCAAGCCCGTGGTGGACGCGGTGCTGCCCATGCGCGACATCCGCACCGCCGCGACACGGCTCGCCACCAACGACTCGGTGGGCAAGCTCGTGGTGGCGTGGGAGTAA
- a CDS encoding MmcQ/YjbR family DNA-binding protein produces MSAAKSAVSRRRGLTVEDVRALALALPEAVERPSYGTPGFRVSDTLFARVLDEDSIVVKVDFEHREALLRDQPDVFAVTPHYQDYPMVIVRLAHVGRPLLRALLTEAWRRCASPRLLGAKPARKRSAR; encoded by the coding sequence GTGAGCGCGGCGAAGTCAGCGGTGTCGCGGCGGCGGGGGCTCACCGTGGAGGATGTGCGGGCGCTCGCGCTCGCGCTGCCCGAGGCGGTGGAGCGCCCGTCCTACGGGACGCCTGGGTTCCGGGTCAGCGACACGCTCTTCGCGCGGGTGCTCGACGAGGACTCCATCGTCGTCAAGGTGGACTTCGAGCACCGCGAGGCGCTGCTGCGCGACCAGCCGGACGTGTTCGCGGTGACGCCACACTACCAGGACTATCCCATGGTCATCGTGCGGCTGGCCCACGTGGGACGGCCGCTCCTGCGCGCGCTGTTGACCGAGGCGTGGCGGCGGTGCGCTTCGCCTCGGCTGCTGGGGGCGAAGCCTGCCCGCAAGCGCAGCGCGCGCTGA
- a CDS encoding cyclic nucleotide-binding domain-containing protein, which produces MGGSDMTGVADVLAPVDTRAGSVVEGPLQAVQSLVAIDDADKAVQLYEELGAAQRERLLREASQGSVTERRRLVDVLRRAHDFSGAARLLDGSGDDATIADLYAQGGQYVAAAEAYLRNGDVERAAAAFERAGALERALEVYRGLGVRDSMAQCLVRLGRPFEAAAIYRELGQAHAEVEALGGVRSDDARFVEGVLRICKLLDAEGFTHRALAVLADALSNSEVARADPALMTEKARLLRRMGMDAEAEAVLARLNAGTTVPAGNGYRYLKAIPIFGDLSLEDMKDLYRLARQVIIAPGAVLLEKGAASVGLFVLMEGTVDVFSGPEAEARHLNTLGPGAHLGEISLVQEGPVSAHVRARTSVRALRITRAGFQHYLDTHDAAALRIYKLFTHTLASRVRALSS; this is translated from the coding sequence ATGGGGGGAAGCGACATGACAGGCGTGGCGGATGTTCTGGCACCGGTGGACACCCGGGCCGGCTCGGTGGTGGAGGGGCCCTTGCAGGCTGTGCAGTCGCTGGTGGCGATCGATGACGCGGACAAGGCCGTGCAGCTCTACGAGGAGCTGGGCGCGGCGCAGCGCGAGCGCTTGCTGCGTGAGGCCTCGCAGGGCTCGGTGACGGAGCGCCGGCGGCTGGTGGATGTGCTGCGGCGCGCGCATGACTTCTCGGGTGCGGCCCGCCTGTTGGACGGCAGTGGCGACGACGCGACCATCGCGGACCTCTACGCGCAGGGTGGGCAGTACGTGGCGGCGGCGGAGGCCTACCTTCGCAACGGTGACGTGGAGCGGGCCGCGGCGGCCTTCGAGCGCGCGGGCGCGCTGGAGCGGGCGCTGGAGGTGTACCGCGGCCTGGGCGTGCGCGACTCCATGGCGCAGTGCCTGGTGCGGCTGGGGCGCCCCTTCGAGGCGGCGGCCATCTACCGGGAGCTGGGCCAGGCGCACGCGGAGGTGGAGGCGCTCGGGGGCGTGCGCTCGGACGACGCGCGCTTCGTCGAGGGCGTGCTGCGGATCTGCAAGCTCCTGGACGCGGAGGGCTTCACGCACCGGGCGCTCGCGGTGCTGGCGGATGCGCTGAGCAACTCCGAGGTGGCGCGAGCGGACCCCGCGCTGATGACGGAGAAGGCGCGGCTCCTGCGGCGCATGGGCATGGACGCGGAGGCCGAGGCGGTGCTCGCGCGGCTCAACGCGGGGACGACCGTGCCGGCGGGCAACGGCTACCGCTACCTCAAGGCGATTCCCATCTTCGGCGACCTGTCGCTGGAGGACATGAAGGACCTGTACCGGCTGGCGCGTCAGGTCATCATCGCGCCGGGCGCGGTGCTGCTGGAGAAGGGCGCGGCGAGCGTGGGGCTCTTCGTGTTGATGGAGGGCACCGTGGATGTCTTCAGCGGGCCCGAGGCGGAGGCTCGGCACCTGAACACCTTGGGGCCCGGGGCGCACCTGGGGGAGATCTCCCTGGTGCAGGAGGGCCCGGTGTCCGCGCACGTCCGGGCACGCACGTCGGTGCGCGCGCTGCGCATCACCCGCGCGGGCTTCCAGCACTACCTGGACACGCACGATGCGGCGGCGCTGCGCATCTACAAGCTCTTCACGCACACGCTCGCGTCGCGAGTCCGGGCGCTGAGCTCGTGA
- a CDS encoding arylamine N-acetyltransferase produces the protein MSLEAYLERLGYVGPVRVDLETLDALHRAHVGTFPFENLDIHLGRPIRVDLPSIEAKLVGTRRGGYCFEQNTLFNAVLSQVGFRVHRSIGRVIWGRERPGARTHQVLRVELGGREWLVDVGFGGNGLISPMPLEVGREHEAHGERWRLVESQWVPGYELHLLIQDEWKAMYVFDPREPVLDLDIESGNHFTSTFPESHFVKSRLLARCTPGVRRTMLNAELKIRRGASVEVRQLHSEAEYREVLEREFLLVLPEGAHLRPLPELTPG, from the coding sequence ATGTCGTTGGAGGCATACCTGGAGCGGTTGGGCTATGTCGGGCCCGTGCGCGTCGATCTGGAGACGCTCGACGCCCTGCACCGCGCGCATGTGGGGACGTTCCCCTTCGAGAACCTGGACATCCACCTGGGGCGGCCCATCCGCGTGGATCTGCCGAGCATCGAGGCGAAGCTCGTGGGCACGCGCCGTGGCGGCTACTGTTTTGAACAGAACACTCTGTTCAACGCGGTGCTGAGCCAGGTGGGCTTCCGCGTACACCGCTCGATTGGACGCGTCATCTGGGGGCGAGAGCGCCCGGGGGCTCGCACGCATCAGGTCCTTCGGGTGGAGCTGGGCGGGCGCGAATGGCTCGTGGACGTGGGCTTCGGTGGCAACGGGCTCATCAGCCCCATGCCGCTGGAGGTAGGCCGCGAGCATGAGGCGCACGGCGAGCGCTGGCGCCTGGTGGAGTCGCAGTGGGTGCCCGGCTACGAGCTGCACCTGCTCATCCAGGACGAGTGGAAGGCGATGTATGTCTTCGATCCGCGCGAGCCTGTGCTGGACCTGGACATCGAGTCAGGCAACCACTTCACCTCCACGTTCCCCGAGTCCCACTTCGTGAAGTCGCGCCTGCTGGCCCGCTGCACTCCCGGCGTGCGGCGCACCATGCTCAACGCCGAGCTGAAGATCCGTCGCGGCGCCTCCGTGGAGGTGCGCCAGCTCCACAGCGAGGCGGAGTATCGCGAGGTCCTCGAGCGTGAGTTCCTGCTCGTCCTCCCCGAGGGAGCGCACCTGCGCCCCCTCCCGGAACTCACCCCAGGGTGA